In a genomic window of Phyllostomus discolor isolate MPI-MPIP mPhyDis1 chromosome 5, mPhyDis1.pri.v3, whole genome shotgun sequence:
- the TUBB2B gene encoding tubulin beta-2B chain, with amino-acid sequence MREIVHIQAGQCGNQIGAKFWEVISDEHGIDPTGSYHGDSDLQLERINVYYNEATGNKYVPRAILVDLEPGTMDSVRSGPFGQIFRPDNFVFGQSGAGNNWAKGHYTEGAELVDSVLDVVRKESESCDCLQGFQLTHSLGGGTGSGMGTLLISKIREEYPDRIMNTFSVMPSPKVSDTVVEPYNATLSVHQLVENTDETYCIDNEALYDICFRTLKLTTPTYGDLNHLVSATMSGVTTCLRFPGQLNADLRKLAVNMVPFPRLHFFMPGFAPLTSRGSQQYRALTVPELTQQMFDSKNMMAACDPRHGRYLTVAAIFRGRMSMKEVDEQMLNVQNKNSSYFVEWIPNNVKTAVCDIPPRGLKMSATFIGNSTAIQELFKRISEQFTAMFRRKAFLHWYTGEGMDEMEFTEAESNMNDLVSEYQQYQDATADEQGEFEEEEGEDEA; translated from the exons ATGCGTGAGATCGTGCACATCCAGGCGGGCCAATGTGGCAACCAGATCGGCGCCAAG TTTTGGGAGGTGATCAGTGATGAGCATGGGATCGACCCCACTGGCAGTTACCATGGAGACAGTGACTTGCAGCTGGAGAGAATCAACGTGTACTACAATGAAGCCACTG GTAACAAGTATGTACCTCGGGCCATCCTGGTGGATCTGGAGCCAGGCACCATGGACTCGGTCAGGTCTGGACCATTCGGCCAGATCTTCAGGCCCGACAACTTCGTGTTTG GCCAGAGCGGGGCCGGAAACAACTGGGCAAAGGGCCACTACACAGAGGGTGCTGAACTGGTCGACTCGGTCCTGGACGTGGTGAGGAAGGAGTCAGAAAGCTGTGACTGTCTGCAGGGCTTCCAGCTGACCCACTCGCTGGGGGGTGGCACAGGCTCGGGGATGGGCACCCTGCTCATCAGCAAGATCCGGGAGGAGTATCCAGACCGCATCATGAACACCTTCAGTGTGATGCCCTCACCTAAGGTGTCCGACACGGTGGTGGAGCCCTACAACGCCACCCTCTCTGTCCACCAGCTGGTGGAAAACACAGATGAAACCTACTGTATTGACAACGAGGCCCTGTATGACATCTGCTTCCGCACCCTGAAACTGACCACCCCCACATATGGAGACCTCAACCACCTGGTGTCAGCCACCATGAGCGGTGTCACCACCTGCCTGCGCTTCCCGGGCCAGCTGAACGCAGACCTGCGCAAGCTGGCCGTCAACATGGTGCCCTTCCCCCGCCTGCACTTCTTCATGCCCGGCTTCGCCCCCCTGACCAGCCGGGGCAGCCAGCAGTACCGGGCGCTGACGGTGCCTGAGCTCACCCAGCAGATGTTCGACTCCAAGAACATGATGGCCGCCTGCGACCCCCGCCACGGCCGCTACCTGACAGTGGCCGCTATCTTCCGGGGCCGCATGTCCATGAAGGAGGTGGACGAGCAGATGCTCAACGTGCAGAACAAGAACAGCAGCTACTTCGTGGAGTGGATCCCCAACAATGTGAAGACGGCCGTGTGCGACATCCCTCCTCGGGGCCTGAAGATGTCGGCCACCTTCATCGGCAACAGCACGGCCATCCAGGAGCTGTTCAAGCGCATCTCGGAGCAGTTCACGGCCATGTTCCGGCGCAAGGCCTTCCTGCACTGGTACACGGGCGAGGGCATGGATGAGATGGAGTTCACGGAGGCCGAGAGCAACATGAACGACCTGGTGTCCGAGTACCAGCAGTACCAGGACGCCACGGCCGACGAACAGGGGGAGTTCGAGGAGGAGGAAGGCGAGGATGAGGCTTAA